In Streptomyces qaidamensis, one DNA window encodes the following:
- a CDS encoding polysaccharide deacetylase family protein, which translates to MRAVVQNDKSRAGGRAPARVRIGLAVLVLAAIASGCAQEGGGDQVTPAGGQQPLDAPPARALDSYAGKLRAAHAARVAAAHRWDLRRVPLAAPPPPAEKPRIRTRKGFEVNGHHRSNLPPVFTTVPTRDKVVFLTIDDGAEKDRAFLRMMSDLGVPYTAFLSGYLVKDDTRYFRKMQSRGVVLNNHTLHHPNLRGLSYRAQKREICGMQRYLEKRFGTRPDLFRPPFGSYDRATLRAAKACGIAYVPLWNQEVFADHWEYREGDRKLRPGDIVLTHFRGPDQWKGTMADMIRRFLDKVTAQGYAVGRLEDYL; encoded by the coding sequence ATGCGAGCAGTCGTACAAAATGACAAAAGTCGGGCAGGGGGGCGTGCGCCCGCACGCGTACGGATCGGCCTCGCCGTGCTCGTGCTCGCCGCCATCGCCTCCGGGTGCGCACAGGAAGGAGGCGGCGACCAGGTCACCCCGGCCGGCGGCCAGCAGCCCCTCGACGCACCCCCGGCCCGCGCGCTCGACTCGTACGCCGGCAAGCTGCGCGCCGCGCACGCCGCCCGGGTCGCCGCCGCGCACCGCTGGGACCTGCGCAGGGTCCCCCTCGCCGCCCCGCCGCCCCCGGCGGAGAAGCCGAGGATCAGGACCCGCAAGGGCTTCGAGGTGAACGGCCACCACAGGTCGAACCTCCCACCCGTCTTCACCACGGTGCCCACCCGGGACAAGGTCGTCTTCCTCACCATCGACGACGGCGCCGAGAAGGACCGGGCGTTCCTGCGGATGATGAGCGACCTGGGCGTCCCGTACACCGCCTTCCTCAGCGGCTACCTGGTCAAGGACGACACCCGCTACTTCCGCAAGATGCAGTCCAGGGGCGTGGTCCTGAACAACCACACCCTCCACCACCCCAATCTGCGGGGCCTGTCGTACCGGGCGCAGAAGCGCGAGATCTGCGGCATGCAGCGCTACCTGGAGAAGCGGTTCGGCACACGTCCCGACCTCTTCCGTCCGCCCTTCGGCAGCTACGACCGGGCGACCCTGCGCGCCGCCAAGGCCTGCGGCATCGCGTACGTGCCCCTGTGGAACCAGGAGGTCTTCGCCGACCACTGGGAGTACCGCGAAGGGGACCGCAAGCTGCGCCCGGGGGACATCGTCCTCACGCACTTCCGGGGCCCTGACCAGTGGAAGGGCACGATGGCCGACATGATCCGCCGCTTCCTGGACAAGGTCACGGCTCAGGGGTACGCGGTGGGGCGGCTGGAGGACTACCTGTGA
- a CDS encoding glycoside hydrolase family 3 N-terminal domain-containing protein: MTTAPWRDPALPAAARVDDLLSRMTLEEKTAQLYGVWVGAATDGGGVAPHQHDMTVEYDWEELITHGLGQLTRSFGTAPVDPALGAQALARAQRRIAGAGRFGIPAIAHEECLAGFTAWRATAYPVPLAWGAAWDPPLVEEMARRIGDDLRSVGVHQGLAPVLDVVRDPRWGRVEETIGEDPYLVGTVGAAYVRGLESAGVVATLKHFAGYASSAGARNLAPVRAGVREYADVTLPPFEMALREGGARSVMAAYTETDGVPASADPGLLTRLLREEWGFTGTVVADYFGIAFLQSLHRVAGTPAEAAHAALTAGIDVELPTVKCYGRPLLEAVRSGAVPEELVDRAARHVLLQKCELGLLDEDWTPEPATAIELDSTGNRILARRLAEESVVLLDNPDGLLPLAPGTRIAVVGPRAADALAMLGCYSFPSHVLTHHPEVPAGIEIPTVLDALRTELPDAKVTFAQGCDVTDPDTGGFEEAIARTAEADVCVAVLGDRAGLFGRGTSGEGCDATDLGLPGAQGELLDALAATGVPVVLVLLTGRPYALGRWHGRLGAVVQAFFPGEEGGPAVAGVLSGRVNPSGRLPVSVPQVPGGQPWTYLQPPLGLAGEVSNLDPTPLYAFGHGRSYTAFAWEDCSATEPAELGTDGSHDVSVTVRNTGERAGAEVVQLYLHDPVASVTRPDVRLIGYQRVELAPGEAVRVTFRFHADLSSFTDRSGRRVVEPGALELRLAASSTDVRHTAHLTLTGPVRETGADRRLRCETEVSPALG, encoded by the coding sequence ATGACCACCGCGCCCTGGCGTGATCCCGCGCTGCCCGCCGCCGCCCGCGTCGACGACCTGCTCTCCCGGATGACCCTGGAGGAGAAGACGGCCCAGTTGTACGGCGTGTGGGTGGGCGCCGCGACGGACGGCGGCGGAGTCGCTCCGCACCAGCACGACATGACCGTCGAGTACGACTGGGAGGAGCTGATCACCCACGGGCTGGGCCAGCTCACCCGCTCCTTCGGCACCGCTCCCGTGGACCCGGCGCTCGGCGCGCAGGCCTTGGCGCGCGCCCAGCGCCGGATTGCCGGGGCCGGCCGTTTCGGCATCCCGGCGATCGCGCACGAGGAGTGCCTGGCCGGCTTCACCGCCTGGCGGGCCACGGCCTACCCGGTCCCGCTGGCCTGGGGCGCGGCCTGGGATCCGCCGCTGGTCGAGGAGATGGCCCGCCGCATCGGCGACGACCTGCGCTCGGTCGGCGTGCACCAGGGGCTCGCGCCCGTGCTGGACGTCGTGCGCGATCCACGCTGGGGCCGGGTGGAGGAGACGATCGGCGAGGACCCGTACCTGGTCGGCACGGTCGGTGCGGCCTATGTGCGGGGCCTGGAGTCGGCCGGGGTCGTCGCCACGCTCAAGCACTTCGCCGGGTACGCCTCCTCGGCCGGCGCCCGCAACCTCGCCCCGGTGCGGGCCGGGGTGCGCGAGTACGCCGACGTCACCCTGCCGCCCTTCGAGATGGCCCTGCGCGAGGGCGGGGCCCGCTCGGTGATGGCCGCCTACACCGAGACGGACGGTGTCCCGGCCTCCGCGGACCCGGGACTGCTGACCCGTCTCCTGCGCGAGGAGTGGGGCTTCACCGGCACGGTCGTCGCCGACTACTTCGGCATCGCGTTCCTCCAGAGCCTCCATCGCGTTGCCGGGACCCCGGCCGAGGCGGCCCACGCGGCCCTCACCGCCGGCATCGACGTCGAACTGCCCACCGTCAAGTGCTACGGCCGGCCGCTGCTGGAGGCGGTCCGCTCGGGCGCGGTCCCCGAGGAGCTCGTGGACCGCGCGGCCCGTCACGTCCTGCTCCAGAAGTGCGAACTGGGCCTGCTGGACGAGGACTGGACCCCCGAGCCGGCCACGGCGATCGAGCTCGACTCGACGGGCAACCGCATCCTGGCCCGCCGCCTGGCCGAGGAGTCGGTGGTACTGCTCGACAACCCCGACGGACTGCTCCCGCTGGCCCCCGGCACCCGGATCGCGGTGGTCGGTCCCCGGGCGGCCGACGCCCTGGCCATGCTGGGCTGCTACTCCTTCCCGTCCCACGTCCTCACCCACCACCCCGAGGTGCCGGCCGGCATCGAGATCCCGACCGTCCTGGACGCCCTGCGCACCGAACTCCCCGACGCCAAGGTGACGTTCGCGCAGGGCTGCGACGTGACGGACCCGGACACCGGGGGCTTCGAGGAGGCCATCGCCCGCACCGCCGAGGCGGACGTGTGCGTGGCGGTCCTCGGCGACCGGGCGGGCCTGTTCGGCCGCGGCACCTCGGGCGAGGGCTGCGACGCGACGGACCTCGGCCTGCCGGGCGCCCAGGGCGAACTGCTGGACGCGCTGGCCGCCACCGGCGTCCCCGTGGTGCTGGTGCTGCTGACCGGCCGCCCCTACGCCCTGGGCCGCTGGCACGGCCGGCTCGGCGCGGTCGTCCAGGCGTTCTTCCCGGGCGAGGAGGGTGGCCCGGCGGTCGCGGGCGTCCTCTCGGGCCGCGTGAACCCCTCGGGCCGCCTGCCCGTCAGCGTCCCGCAGGTCCCCGGCGGGCAGCCCTGGACCTACCTCCAGCCGCCCCTGGGCCTGGCGGGCGAGGTCAGCAACCTCGACCCGACCCCGCTGTACGCCTTCGGCCACGGCCGCTCCTACACGGCGTTCGCCTGGGAGGACTGCTCCGCGACCGAACCGGCCGAGCTCGGCACGGACGGCTCCCACGACGTGTCGGTGACCGTCCGGAACACGGGCGAGCGGGCGGGCGCGGAGGTCGTGCAGTTGTACCTGCACGACCCGGTGGCCTCGGTGACCCGCCCCGACGTACGGCTGATCGGCTACCAGCGGGTGGAACTGGCCCCGGGCGAGGCGGTTCGGGTGACGTTCCGCTTCCACGCGGACCTGTCGTCCTTCACGGACCGCTCGGGCCGCAGGGTGGTCGAACCGGGCGCCCTGGAACTGCGGTTGGCGGCGTCCAGCACGGACGTACGCCACACGGCGCACCTGACGCTCACGGGCCCGGTCCGCGAGACCGGAGCGGACCGGCGGCTGCGCTGCGAGACGGAGGTGTCCCCGGCCCTCGGGTGA
- the groES gene encoding co-chaperone GroES — translation MTTTSSKVAIKPLEDRIVVQPLDAEQTTASGLVIPDTAKEKPQEGVVLAVGPGRFEDGNRLPLDVSVGDVVLYSKYGGTEVKYNGEEYLVLSARDVLAIVEK, via the coding sequence GTGACGACCACCAGCTCCAAGGTTGCCATCAAGCCGCTCGAGGACCGCATCGTGGTCCAGCCGCTCGACGCCGAGCAGACCACCGCCTCTGGCCTGGTCATCCCGGACACCGCCAAGGAGAAGCCCCAGGAGGGCGTCGTCCTGGCCGTGGGCCCGGGCCGGTTCGAGGACGGCAACCGTCTTCCGCTCGACGTCTCCGTCGGCGACGTCGTGCTCTACAGCAAGTACGGCGGCACCGAGGTGAAGTACAACGGCGAGGAGTACCTCGTCCTCTCGGCCCGCGACGTGCTCGCGATCGTCGAGAAGTAA
- a CDS encoding LCP family protein, with product MTEHHGAEGKETGRRSRALKTAGLALAGTLVLGAGAAGWAYWHLSDNITGVDIDNALGDDRPPKPVTTPASSAPALPSEALNILVLGSDSRSGKENRRLGGGDSSGARSDTAMVVHLDAGRTSATVVSIPRDTLVTRPSCPRPSGGSTAVAHHSMFNSAYEVGGPVCAVKTVEEMTNVRMDHYLEIDFSGFAELVDALGGVTVTTDEDIADEDSHLRLKAGTHHLDGTQALGLARTRHGIGDGSDLGRIGLQQKLVKALLEQIAAQDLLTDPARLYRVADAVTAGLTTDTGLDSLAELTRLGQSLQGLSASGVRTVMMPVVRAPSDPNRVVAEEPEAGKLWESLR from the coding sequence GTGACGGAACATCACGGGGCCGAGGGCAAGGAAACCGGCCGGCGGTCGAGAGCGCTGAAGACCGCCGGCCTCGCCCTGGCGGGGACGCTGGTGCTGGGCGCCGGAGCGGCGGGCTGGGCCTACTGGCATCTCAGCGACAACATCACCGGCGTCGACATCGACAACGCGCTGGGCGACGACCGGCCGCCGAAACCGGTCACCACACCGGCGTCCTCGGCCCCGGCCCTGCCGAGCGAGGCCCTCAACATCCTGGTCCTCGGCTCGGACTCGCGCAGCGGCAAGGAGAACCGCAGGCTCGGCGGCGGCGACAGCTCCGGTGCCCGCTCGGACACGGCGATGGTCGTCCATCTCGACGCCGGGCGGACCAGCGCGACGGTGGTGAGCATCCCGCGCGACACCCTCGTCACCCGCCCGTCCTGCCCGCGCCCGTCCGGCGGGTCGACGGCGGTCGCCCACCACTCCATGTTCAACAGCGCGTACGAGGTGGGCGGTCCGGTCTGCGCGGTCAAGACGGTCGAGGAGATGACGAACGTCCGCATGGACCACTACCTCGAAATCGACTTCTCCGGCTTCGCCGAGCTGGTCGACGCGCTGGGCGGGGTCACCGTCACCACGGACGAGGACATCGCCGACGAGGACAGTCATCTGCGGCTGAAGGCGGGCACCCACCACCTGGACGGCACCCAGGCCCTCGGTCTCGCCCGCACCCGGCACGGCATAGGCGACGGCAGCGACCTGGGCCGCATAGGCCTCCAGCAGAAGCTGGTGAAGGCCCTGCTGGAGCAGATCGCCGCCCAGGACCTGCTCACCGACCCGGCCAGGCTGTACCGCGTCGCGGACGCGGTGACGGCAGGCCTCACCACGGACACCGGCCTGGACTCCCTCGCCGAACTGACCCGGCTCGGACAGAGCCTGCAGGGCCTCTCGGCGAGCGGGGTGCGGACGGTGATGATGCCGGTGGTGCGGGCGCCGTCGGATCCCAACCGGGTGGTGGCGGAGGAGCCGGAGGCGGGGAAGCTGTGGGAGTCGCTGCGCTGA
- a CDS encoding YciI family protein — MPRFLTLIRIDEKNAPAEGPSPELMERMGKLLEEITKAGVMLDTAGLTPTSDGSRVTWEGGQLSVTDGPFTESKEVIGGYSISQCKDKAEAIEWAKRFLSLHEDYWTITAEVRQITED; from the coding sequence GTGCCGCGCTTTCTCACCCTGATCCGCATCGACGAGAAGAACGCCCCCGCCGAGGGCCCGAGCCCCGAGCTCATGGAGCGGATGGGCAAGCTGCTGGAGGAGATCACCAAGGCCGGGGTCATGCTCGACACGGCCGGGCTCACGCCGACCTCGGACGGCAGCCGGGTGACCTGGGAGGGCGGGCAGCTCTCCGTCACCGACGGGCCGTTCACCGAGTCCAAGGAGGTCATCGGCGGCTACTCGATCAGCCAGTGCAAGGACAAGGCCGAGGCCATCGAATGGGCCAAGCGGTTCCTCTCCCTGCACGAGGACTACTGGACGATCACCGCGGAGGTCCGGCAGATCACCGAGGACTGA
- a CDS encoding THUMP-like domain-containing protein, protein MNDLAPLLTPEGRALLDEVRDTDPAQELAVATRLRREHPAELVSAALGQARLRQRAVVKFGAEDAGRMFFTPNGVEQSTRASVAAYRARRMADLGITSVADLCCGIGGDAIALARAGIRVLAVDRDPQTAAAARANADALGLSGLVDVREADVTDVDTAGFDAVFVDPARRGGRGRIFDPEAYSPPLSWAVSAARRAPRAAALKIAPGIPHEAVPEDAEAEWISDGGDVKEAVLWFGTEPGAVRATLLPGPRTLLSRGLPDPAVRPPGRYLYEPDGAVIRAHLVAEVADRVDGGLLDATIAYVTADALHPTPYATAYEITDHLPFNVKKLKALLRERRVGTLTVKKRGSAVEPEELRRKVKPQGPHAATVFLTRVAGAPAMLIGRPA, encoded by the coding sequence GTGAACGACCTCGCCCCCCTCCTCACCCCCGAAGGCCGCGCCCTCCTCGACGAGGTGCGGGACACCGACCCGGCGCAGGAGCTGGCCGTCGCGACCCGGCTGCGCCGCGAGCACCCCGCCGAGCTGGTGTCGGCGGCGCTCGGGCAGGCGCGGCTGCGGCAGCGGGCGGTGGTGAAGTTCGGGGCCGAGGACGCCGGCCGGATGTTCTTCACGCCGAACGGGGTCGAGCAGTCGACCCGGGCGAGCGTGGCGGCCTACCGGGCCCGGCGCATGGCGGACCTGGGCATCACCTCGGTCGCCGACCTGTGCTGCGGTATCGGCGGGGACGCGATCGCGCTGGCCCGCGCCGGGATCCGGGTGCTGGCCGTGGACCGGGACCCGCAGACCGCCGCTGCGGCCCGGGCCAACGCCGACGCGCTGGGCCTGTCCGGCCTCGTCGACGTCCGCGAGGCGGACGTCACGGACGTGGACACGGCCGGTTTCGACGCCGTGTTCGTCGACCCCGCCCGGCGCGGCGGCCGCGGCCGGATCTTCGACCCCGAGGCCTACTCACCGCCCCTGTCCTGGGCGGTGTCCGCCGCCCGCCGCGCCCCTCGGGCCGCCGCGCTGAAGATCGCCCCCGGCATCCCGCACGAGGCGGTCCCCGAGGACGCCGAGGCCGAGTGGATCTCCGACGGCGGGGACGTCAAGGAGGCGGTGCTGTGGTTCGGCACCGAACCCGGGGCGGTCCGGGCGACCCTCCTGCCGGGCCCCCGCACCCTGCTCTCCCGCGGCCTGCCCGACCCCGCGGTCCGCCCGCCCGGCCGCTACCTCTACGAGCCCGACGGCGCCGTCATCCGAGCCCACCTGGTCGCGGAGGTGGCCGACCGGGTCGACGGCGGGCTGCTCGACGCGACCATCGCGTACGTCACGGCCGACGCCCTGCACCCGACCCCGTACGCCACGGCCTACGAGATCACCGACCATCTGCCCTTCAACGTCAAGAAGCTGAAGGCGCTGCTGCGGGAGCGGCGGGTCGGCACGCTGACCGTGAAGAAGCGGGGCTCGGCGGTCGAGCCGGAGGAGCTGCGCAGGAAGGTCAAGCCACAGGGCCCGCACGCGGCCACGGTGTTCCTGACCCGGGTCGCGGGGGCACCGGCGATGCTCATCGGGCGCCCGGCCTGA
- a CDS encoding polysaccharide deacetylase family protein: MRRPAAAVLCAALLAGCAGAAGERPGPVDGRAQDPARAAGDSSSLPPVVDHVPTRDPVVFLTYDDGAERDPRFVGLVRERRLPVTMFLTDSVVGPGYGHFARLRAVGASIQNHTLDHPALRGLPYAGQRAEICGQQHKLRSRFGISPRLFRPPYGTYDTTTLRAAADCGITAVVLWRASLGAGGELTYTRGEPALRAGDIVSVPSGETGSLTLTERTERLLREIGERGLRVGRLEDHLERTPGRRAAGN, encoded by the coding sequence GTGAGGCGGCCGGCCGCCGCCGTACTGTGCGCGGCCCTGCTGGCCGGCTGCGCCGGGGCAGCGGGGGAGCGGCCGGGCCCCGTCGACGGCCGCGCGCAGGACCCGGCACGCGCGGCGGGTGACAGCAGCAGCCTGCCCCCTGTCGTGGACCACGTCCCCACCCGCGACCCGGTCGTCTTCCTCACCTACGACGACGGCGCCGAACGCGACCCCCGCTTCGTCGGCCTCGTCCGCGAACGGCGGCTCCCGGTCACCATGTTCCTGACCGACAGCGTCGTGGGACCCGGCTACGGCCACTTCGCCCGGCTGCGCGCGGTCGGCGCCTCCATCCAGAACCACACCCTGGACCACCCCGCCCTGCGCGGCCTGCCCTACGCCGGGCAGCGCGCCGAGATCTGCGGCCAGCAGCACAAGCTCCGCTCCCGCTTCGGCATCAGCCCCCGCCTCTTCCGCCCGCCCTACGGCACTTACGACACGACGACCCTGCGCGCCGCCGCCGACTGCGGCATCACGGCGGTCGTCCTGTGGCGCGCGTCCCTGGGCGCCGGCGGCGAACTGACCTACACCCGGGGCGAGCCCGCCCTGCGCGCCGGAGACATCGTCTCGGTGCCGTCCGGCGAGACCGGGTCCCTGACCCTCACGGAACGGACCGAGCGCCTGCTGCGGGAGATCGGGGAACGGGGGCTGCGGGTGGGGCGGCTGGAGGACCACCTGGAGAGAACGCCCGGCCGACGCGCCGCGGGCAATTAG
- a CDS encoding endo-1,4-beta-xylanase: protein MRSLRSGLLTSLLAGVVTAGSLLVAAPVSHAADTPLRGLAEAKGKVMGTAVTGSKLTGTYGEIAAREFNWLTPGNAMKWGSVEPSRGTYNWAEADRIVDFAETHGQQVRGHTLLWHQQNPGWLTNGSWTKDRLSTVVQDHIATEVGRYKGRVAAWDVVNEPFDEDGTYRPTLFRTTLGQDYIAQALTWARAADPGAKLYINDYNVEGVNAKSTALYDLVKSLKERGVPIDGVGLQAHLIVGQVPSTLRQNIQRFADLGVDVAITELDIRMQLPATQAKLTQQAADYRAVLNACVAVARCTGVTVWGFTDSDSWIPDTFPGQGAATPYDENYQPKPAYHAIAEALGGTTTPPPTGACTAVYSVTSQWSSGYTGQVRIACSGASLSSWKVNWTFGAGQRITQAWNANCTQSGAAVSCANAPYNGSVPDGGSVTFGFNGSWSGSNPVPVVALG, encoded by the coding sequence ATGAGATCCCTGAGATCGGGCTTACTGACATCCCTGCTGGCCGGAGTCGTCACCGCCGGCTCCCTGCTGGTCGCGGCACCCGTCTCGCACGCCGCCGACACCCCCCTGCGCGGCCTCGCCGAAGCCAAGGGCAAGGTCATGGGTACGGCGGTCACCGGCTCCAAGCTCACCGGCACCTACGGCGAGATCGCCGCGCGCGAGTTCAACTGGCTCACCCCGGGCAACGCCATGAAGTGGGGCTCGGTCGAGCCGAGCCGCGGCACCTACAACTGGGCCGAGGCCGACCGGATCGTGGACTTCGCCGAGACTCACGGCCAGCAGGTGCGCGGGCACACCCTGCTCTGGCACCAGCAGAATCCGGGCTGGCTGACGAACGGCAGCTGGACGAAGGACCGGCTCAGCACGGTCGTCCAGGATCACATCGCGACCGAAGTCGGCCGCTACAAGGGCCGCGTGGCTGCCTGGGACGTCGTCAACGAACCCTTTGACGAGGACGGCACCTACCGCCCGACCCTCTTCCGCACCACCCTCGGCCAGGACTACATCGCGCAGGCCCTCACCTGGGCCCGGGCCGCCGACCCGGGCGCGAAGCTGTACATCAACGACTACAACGTGGAGGGCGTCAACGCGAAGAGCACCGCCCTGTACGACCTGGTCAAGTCCCTGAAGGAGCGCGGGGTTCCGATCGACGGGGTCGGGCTCCAGGCCCATCTCATCGTGGGCCAGGTGCCCTCGACGCTCCGGCAGAACATCCAGCGCTTCGCCGACCTGGGCGTCGACGTGGCCATCACGGAGCTGGACATCCGGATGCAACTCCCGGCGACGCAGGCGAAGCTGACTCAGCAGGCCGCCGACTACAGGGCCGTCTTGAACGCCTGTGTCGCGGTCGCGCGCTGCACCGGCGTCACCGTCTGGGGCTTCACCGACTCCGACTCCTGGATCCCGGACACCTTCCCCGGCCAGGGCGCGGCGACCCCGTACGACGAGAACTACCAGCCGAAACCGGCGTACCACGCCATCGCGGAGGCGCTCGGCGGGACGACGACCCCGCCGCCGACGGGCGCCTGCACGGCCGTCTACAGCGTCACCAGCCAGTGGAGCAGCGGCTACACGGGCCAGGTGCGGATCGCCTGCTCGGGCGCCTCGCTGTCGTCGTGGAAGGTGAACTGGACGTTCGGCGCCGGGCAGCGGATCACGCAGGCCTGGAACGCGAACTGCACGCAGTCGGGTGCGGCGGTCAGTTGCGCCAACGCCCCGTACAACGGCTCCGTGCCGGACGGCGGTTCGGTGACGTTCGGGTTCAACGGTTCGTGGAGCGGGAGCAATCCGGTGCCGGTGGTGGCGCTGGGGTGA
- a CDS encoding RNA polymerase sigma factor, with protein MTSQPTPASQPTPSRPDRTAGAIETVFRMESPRIIAGVTRVVRDVGIAEELAQDALVAALEQWPRDGVPDNPGAWLMTTARHRAVDLVRRRENYARKLAEIGRTLPEAAAPPEEPADPDDIDDDLLRLVFTACHPVLSTEARTALTLRLLGGLTTAEIARAFLVPEPTVAQRIVRAKRTLATKNVAFEMPYGPDREARLGSVLDVIYLIFNEGYAATAGDDWLRPSLCEDALRLARVLTALMPKEPEVHGLTALLELQASRTAARTGPSGEPVLLRDQNRSRWNRMLIARGFAALGRAEATSGGAPGPYLLQAAIAACHAHAYSYEETDWSRIATLYGLLAARSPSPVVELNRAVAVSMAKGPAEALALVDALAGDPALRDYHLLPSVRGDLLARLGRAPEARAEFERAASLTRNERERELLLRRAAEQP; from the coding sequence GTGACCTCGCAGCCCACCCCGGCCTCGCAGCCCACCCCATCCCGGCCCGACCGTACCGCCGGGGCCATCGAGACCGTCTTCCGTATGGAGTCGCCCCGGATCATCGCCGGGGTCACCCGAGTCGTCCGGGACGTCGGGATCGCGGAGGAACTCGCGCAGGACGCGCTGGTCGCGGCGCTGGAGCAGTGGCCGCGGGACGGGGTGCCCGACAATCCGGGCGCCTGGCTGATGACCACCGCCCGCCACCGCGCCGTCGACCTGGTCCGGCGCCGGGAGAACTACGCCCGCAAGCTGGCGGAGATCGGCCGGACCCTGCCCGAAGCGGCGGCCCCGCCGGAGGAGCCCGCCGACCCCGACGACATCGACGACGACCTGCTCCGCCTGGTCTTCACCGCCTGCCACCCGGTCCTGTCCACCGAGGCACGTACCGCCCTGACCCTGCGCCTGCTCGGCGGCCTCACCACGGCCGAGATCGCCCGCGCCTTCCTCGTCCCGGAGCCGACGGTGGCGCAGCGCATCGTCCGCGCCAAACGCACCCTGGCGACGAAGAACGTCGCCTTCGAGATGCCGTACGGCCCCGACCGCGAGGCCCGCCTCGGCTCGGTCCTCGACGTCATCTACCTGATCTTCAACGAGGGCTACGCCGCCACGGCCGGAGACGACTGGCTCCGCCCGTCCCTGTGCGAGGACGCCCTGCGCCTGGCCCGGGTGCTCACGGCCCTCATGCCGAAGGAACCCGAAGTGCACGGCCTCACCGCGCTCCTGGAGCTCCAGGCGTCCCGTACGGCGGCCCGCACCGGCCCCTCCGGCGAGCCGGTCCTGCTGAGGGACCAGAACCGCTCCCGCTGGAACCGCATGCTCATCGCCCGCGGCTTCGCCGCACTGGGCCGGGCCGAGGCCACCTCCGGCGGTGCCCCGGGCCCGTACCTCCTCCAGGCGGCCATCGCCGCCTGCCATGCGCACGCGTACAGCTACGAGGAGACCGACTGGTCCCGCATCGCCACCCTCTACGGCCTCCTGGCCGCCCGCTCCCCGTCCCCGGTCGTGGAGCTGAACCGGGCGGTGGCCGTCTCGATGGCCAAGGGCCCGGCCGAGGCCCTCGCCCTAGTCGACGCCCTGGCCGGCGACCCCGCCCTGCGGGACTACCACCTGCTGCCCAGCGTCCGCGGCGACCTGCTCGCCCGCCTCGGCCGTGCGCCGGAGGCCCGGGCCGAGTTCGAGCGGGCGGCGTCCCTGACCCGGAACGAACGGGAGCGGGAGCTTCTGCTGCGCCGGGCGGCGGAACAGCCGTGA
- a CDS encoding LacI family DNA-binding transcriptional regulator: MTSPEPAESRTQTRTQRRSAQTATLAEIAREAGVSAPTVSKVLNGRADVAPATRSRVEDLLRAHGYRRRRAEATRSPLLDLVFHELESAWAMEVIRGVENVARDAGLSVVLSESAGRLTPGRTWADQVAARRPHGVILVLSGLDESQRALLTSRSIPFVVMDPAGDPGADVPSIGATNWQGGLAATRHLVELGHRRIGAISGPSQMMCSRARIDGYRAALETAGLPVDPALIATGDFHHETGYRRGLELLRRPDRPTAVFAGNDLQALGLYEAARELGLRIPEDLSVVGFDDLPVAPWVGPPLTTVRQPLTEMAEAAAKLVLALGRDEGAEAATRVELATSLVVRSSTTGPAEEQVLY; encoded by the coding sequence ATGACATCCCCGGAGCCGGCTGAAAGCCGGACGCAGACCCGGACGCAGAGGCGCAGCGCGCAGACGGCGACGCTCGCCGAGATCGCCCGTGAGGCGGGCGTCTCGGCCCCGACTGTTTCGAAGGTCCTCAACGGCCGGGCCGACGTCGCCCCGGCCACCCGGTCCCGCGTCGAGGACCTGCTGCGCGCCCATGGCTACCGGCGCCGCCGTGCCGAGGCGACCCGTTCGCCCCTGCTCGACCTGGTCTTCCACGAGCTGGAGAGCGCCTGGGCGATGGAGGTCATCCGGGGTGTGGAGAACGTGGCCCGGGACGCCGGCCTCAGTGTCGTGCTGTCCGAGAGCGCGGGGCGGCTCACCCCCGGGCGGACCTGGGCCGACCAGGTCGCCGCGCGCCGGCCGCACGGTGTGATCCTGGTCCTGTCCGGGCTGGACGAGTCGCAGCGGGCGCTGCTCACCAGCCGCTCCATCCCGTTCGTGGTGATGGACCCGGCCGGCGATCCCGGCGCCGACGTGCCGTCGATCGGCGCGACCAACTGGCAGGGCGGTCTGGCCGCCACCCGGCATCTGGTCGAGCTGGGCCACCGCAGGATCGGTGCGATCAGCGGGCCCTCGCAGATGATGTGCAGCCGGGCCCGGATCGACGGCTACCGGGCCGCGCTGGAGACGGCCGGGCTGCCGGTGGATCCCGCCCTGATCGCGACCGGCGACTTCCACCACGAGACCGGCTACCGACGGGGCCTGGAACTGCTGCGCCGCCCGGACCGGCCGACCGCCGTCTTCGCCGGGAACGACCTCCAGGCGCTCGGGCTGTACGAGGCCGCGCGCGAGCTGGGGCTGCGCATCCCCGAGGACCTGAGCGTGGTCGGCTTCGACGACCTGCCGGTGGCGCCCTGGGTCGGGCCGCCGCTGACGACCGTACGGCAGCCGCTGACCGAGATGGCCGAGGCGGCGGCCAAGCTGGTCCTCGCCCTCGGGCGGGACGAGGGGGCCGAGGCGGCGACCCGGGTGGAGCTGGCGACGAGCCTGGTGGTGCGCAGCAGCACGACGGGGCCGGCGGAAGAGCAGGTGCTGTATTGA